DNA from Verrucomicrobiota bacterium:
AAAAAATTCGTCCGTTACATCCGACACTTTCAACCCGATGTCGTGCTTTGCACTCATTACCTGCCGTTGGAGATTCTGGGCTATTTGCAGACCCGAAAACGCGGTCCTGATCCGTTGACGGTCTCCGTCGTCACCGATTTTGAGGCGCACGCGCTCTGGATGGAACAGGCGGTGGACCTTTATTGCGTGGCGGCGGAAGAAACCAAGGCCCGGCTCGTAGCGCGCGGCGCAAGTCCGGGCAACGTGGTGGTGACGGGCATTCCCATCGCGGCGAAATTTTCAAACCGTCCCAACGCGCGCACCGTCCGAAAAAATCTCGGGCTGCGCGATGACCTTCCCATTCTGCTCGTGCTCGGCGGCGGTTTCGGCATGGGGCCGGTAGCGGAGATTCTTGCCGAGCTTAACAAAGTGGAACGTCCGTTCCAGGTCCTTGTGGTGGCAGGTAAAAACAAGAAATTGCAACACGAGCTGGCTTGTCAGGAACATCGACATCCAACCAAAGTGCTCGGTTTCGTCACGAACATGCATGAGCTTATGGCGGTGGCAGACCTCATCATCACAAAGCCCGGCGGGCTGACGACTTCCGAAGCGTTGGCGCTGGGAAAACCGTTGTTCATTCTGAATCCGATCCCCGGTCAGGAAGCCGCGAACAGCGACTTCCTGCTCGAACGCGGTGCAGCGGCCAAAGTGAACCGGGTGGAGGACCTGCCGTTTCGATTGGAGCAACTGATCGGTTCAAAGAAACTGATGGAGATGGCGCGCGCGGCCAAAGCGCTGGGCCGACCGCACGCCGCCGAAGATGTCTGTCGCGAAGTTGCCCGGCGATTGAAAACGCAGGCGTGATCGGGCACAGTCAGTTCGATGTCTCGCTGTGAATGCGCTCGAAACCAGTCTCACCAAGTTGACCCGCGCGCTGATCCGCGTGGCGCTCGGTTTTTATTTCAGTCGCATCGAGCGTTTTCACGCGGAGCGTGCTCCCGCGATTGGGCCAGTCATGTTCACCGCCAACCATCCGAATTCGTTGACCGACGCCTTTGTGATCGGCACGTCCGTTCCGCGCAAAGTTCATTTCGTCGCCACCGCGCAACTGTTCCGGTTCAAACCGCTGGCGTGGTTTTTGAAACAATGCGGTGTGATTCCGATCAACCGCGTCAAGGACGACCCGCGAGCGATGCGGACGGTTTTCGACACTTTCGAGGCGTGCTTCCGCGTGCTCGAACGCGACGGCGCCATTGTCATTTTTCCCGAAGGCATCACTCACGACGATCCGCAACTCAAGACCGTCAAGAGCGGCGCCGCGCGGATGGTGCTGGAACTGGAGCATCGGCATGGCGGCAGACTGGGTCTGCAAATTGTGCCGGTGGGATTAACGTTTTCCGCCAAGGAGATTTATCGCAGTAAAGTGCTCGTGAATTATGGCGAGCCGATTCGCATCGCGGAATTCGTTGGCGGTTACGAGGAGCGACGGAAGGAATCCATCAATGAACTTACGGCGGAGATCGAACAGCGCATTCAGTCGCTCATGCTCCATTTACCAAAACTGGAGCAGGCCCGCGTCATCGAGGCCGTCAAGCGGCTCTACCTCGACCGGCTTCGGCTGGGAAATCTGATTGTCAAGGAGCCGATTTCGCCGCGCGCCGAGGAGTTGCTGTTGACCCAGGCGATTGCCGATGCGGTTGAATACACTCAGCGCACACAGCCGGAACGTCTGACGGCTTTTATTCAAAAGCTTGATCGCTACGAAGGGTGGCTCAAGCGGTTGAAACTCTCCGATGAAGCGATAGAACTTTTTGCGGATCGGAAGAATTTGATCGGGCATGAATTTGCCTGGGCATTGATGGCGGTGTTGGGAGCACCCGTGGCGCTGTATGGCTGGGCGCATCGGCTGTTGCCGGCGGCGGTGGTGCGCTGGGCCGTGAACCATTTCATCAAACGTGAGCACCGCAAGTCCCCGGCTTCGACAACCGCAATCATCTCAGGCATCGTCAGCTTTGGCGTCATTTACAGTTTTTACGTTTGGCTCATTCACCGCTGGCTTGGCTGGCCGGTGAGTTTGTGGTTCGCGTTATCGCTGCCGGTGACGGGATTGATCGCGCACTATTATTTGCGCGAACTGCGCCGGCTCGCCGCCGGTTTGCGGATCACGATGATTTTTTTCAGACTTCCGATTGTCACGCGACGGCTGTTGGGAATGCGCTCGGCGTTGATTGCGGAGATTGAATCGTTGCGGACTGAGTACCGCCTGACGTTGCAGCCAACGTCAGGCTCGTGAAACGTAATACAAGGGCAAAGATTTGCCGATGCCCCCTCACCCCATCCCTCTCCCCATCGAATGGGGAGAGGGTGGCCTTTAGGCCGGGTGAGGGGAATTCCCTTCCGAGATTCTTTTTGAGGATTGTTGGAATCCAACCGTAGAACCAGCCGGTCGCAAACTCACCTTTGCGTCTGCGCTTTTTTTGTTTATCAATCCTTCGTGCAAACGCGCTTCCTCCTCGGCCCGGCTGGCAGCGGCAAGACGTTCCGTTGTCTTGCTGAGATTCGCGCGGCGTTGCGAGCATCGCAGGAAGGCGACCCGCTGATTTTTCTCGCGCCCAAACAGGCCACGTTTCAATTGGAGCGGCAGTTGTTGGCCGACCCGTCGCTGCCCGGCTACACGCGGCTGAGCATTTTGTCGTTTGAACGACTGGCCGATTTTGTTCTCGAACAACTGCATCGACCCCCGCCCAGCCTTTTGACCGACGAGGGGCGATTGATGGTGCTCCGCGCTCTGTTGTCACAAAAGCGGAGCGAACTGAAACTGTTCCGTGCCTCGGCGCGCTTGCCGGGCTTTGCGCAACAGCTCAATCGACTCCTGCGCGAGTTGCAACGGTATCATCTGACGGCGGATCGTCTGGAGAAACTCGCTCAACAAGTCGGCAGCCACGAATCGCTCCGAGACAAACTGCATGATCTGGCGTTGTTGCTGCGAGCGTATCTCGACTGGCTGAAAGCGCACGGTTTGCAGGATGGCGATTGCTTGCTGGACGTTGCGACCGAGGCGCTGGCGTCCGACAAATCTCCACTCCGCATTCAGAACCTGTGGCTGGATGGATTCGCCGAGATGACCCCGCAGGAACTGGATTTGCTCGCCGGCGTTTTGCCGCGTTGTGAGCGGGCGACGCTGGCTTTCTGTCTGGAAAACGAATCGACTCAGAGCGTCTCGTGGCTTTCGCCTTGGTCGGTCGTAAGCCAGACGTTTAGCAATTGCTTTGCGGAATTGAAGGCCATTCCGAACTGCGACGTGACGGTTGAAGTTCTGGACCGACAACCTGCCCAAAGCCGCTTCGCAGCCAGTCCGGTATTGCAACACTTAGAAAAATGTTGGGCGAAGCCTGAACCCTTTCCAGGAGGAACGACTTCCACGTCGTCCCTGACCGCCTCAGCAGATAAAGAACAAATTGGCGACGCAGTGGAACGCGTCCCTCCCCCACCGGAGGACGCGCTCCGCATGGTCGCGTGCGCGAATCCCGAAGCCGAGGCCACGTTCGCCGCGCGCGAGATTTTGCGGCACGTCCGTGACCGCAACGGGCGATTCCGCGATTGCGCCGTCCTGCTGCGTTCGCTGAAAGGCTACGACGATTTGCTGCGGCGCGTGTTCACCCGCTACGAGATTCCTTTCTTCCTCGACCGACGTGAACCGGTGGCGCATCACCCGCTCGCCGAGCTGACACGCTTTGCGTTGCGCACCGTTGCGTTCGACTGGAAACAGGAGGATTGGTTTGGCGCGTTGAAGACCGGCCTGGTGCATGACGACGAGGAAGCCATCGACCGGCTGGAGAACGAGGCGCTGGCTTATGGCTGGAAGGGCGAGGTCTGGTTGCAACCGTTGGTCGTTCCCAAAGAGTCAAAGCCGGCCGGAGACCGGGAACGATTGAGGGAAAAAATAGTTCCACCGTTGGAACAACTGGCTAAGCGAACCGGCACTCCGTTGGCCGGCGCGGAACTCGCCGTGGTGTTACGTGAGTTTTGGCGGCAGCTTGGAATCGAGCAACGCTTGGAAGCGTGGGCCGCTGCCGCCGATCCGGCCTCCGACCTCCGGCTTCCGACTTCCGTGCATGCGACGGTCTGGGATCAGCTGCAAGCATGGCTGGAAAATCTAGAGCGCGCATTTCCAACCGAGGCGCTGCCGTTGCGCGATTGGCTGCCGATTTTGGAAGCCGGGCTGGCGAATCTCACCGTGGGCATCATTCCACCGTCGCTGGACCAGGTGTTGATCGGCACCGTGGACCGCTCGCGCAATCCCGATTTGCAATTCGTGCTGTTGCTGGGCATGAACGAGTCGGTTTTCCCCGCCGTGCCGGCACCGGACAACCTCCTCACCGACTCCGAACGCGAAATCCTGGCGCAGCATCAGGCGACTCTCGGACTCAGCCAGCGGATGCAACTCGGCCATGAGCGCTATTACGGCTACATCGCCTGCACCCGTGCGCGCCAGCGTCTCCTGCTCACATTTTCCGAGCGCGATGCGAATGACAAACCACTCAACCCGTCGCCGTTCATCGGGCATCTGCAACGGCTCTTCTCAAAACTGGAGATCGAAGCCGATGCTGCGGTTCGAGATTGGACGGCAAGCGAGCATGTCAGTGAATTGATCGCGCCGCTGGTAAGATTTCAAATTTCGAATTCAGAATTTCAAATTGCGGATTCGATTCCGGCGCTCGCTCCTATCGCGGAGCGGTTGCGACATTTACGGGTCGTTGACAAGAGTGAGTCGTTGTCGCCGGAACTTGCGGAGAGGCTTTATGGGCCGGTGTTGCGCACCTCGGTGAGCCGGCTCGAACAGTTCGCCGCCTGCCCGTTCAAGTTTTTTGTCAATTCGGGAATGCGGGCCGAGGAGCGCAAGTTGTTCGAGGTGGACGCGCGCGAACGCGGGAGTTTCCAGCATGAAGTCCTCGCCCGCTTTCATGAGGCGGTGCGCGCTCAGAACAGGGAATGGCGTGACCTCTCGCCACAGGAATCCAGCGATCTAATCGGAAGAATCGCCGAAGAACTTGCCGCCGACTTTCGCGACGGTTTGTTTAAAGTGGATGACAAGAGTCTGTTCACGGCCCAGGCTCTCACCGTTGCGTTGCAAAAGTTCATCAGCACCATCATCGCATGGATGCAGCACTACGAGTTTAATCCGCGCGCGGTGGAACTGGCGTTTGGCGAGAGCGGCGCGCCGTTGCCGGCCTGGGAAATCGATTTGGGCGACGGACATCGCATGGCGTTTCGGGGAAAGATCGATCGCGTGGATTTGGCCGTGAATCGTGAGCGCGACGAAGCGTTGTGCGTGGTGATGGATTACAAATCCGGCGCGAAGAAAATCGATCCGGTGTTGTTGGCAAACGGCATCCAAATCCAATTGCCGGCTTATCTGGCTGCGCTGCGTCAACTGGCTGATCCGCGACCGGTCTTCGGCGTCGCGCGTTTGATTCCGGCGGGCGTGTTCTATGTGAATCTGCGAGGACAGTATGAGCGCGGCCAGTCGCGGCGCGAAGTGTTGGAAGCTGCGGACGCGGCCCGTCAGCGCGCCTACCGACACGCGGGCCGATTCAGTCTGGATGCGCTGCCGCTGCTCGACCGCGGTTACCGCGAGAAACCCAGCGGCCAGTTCAATTTCAAACTGAAGAAGGACAACCAATCGAGCAAACAGATCAAAGATTTGCTCGAAGCTGGCGAATTCTCCGCGTTGCTAGACGGAGTGGAAGAACAACTCCGCGCAATGGGCCAGAAGATTTTCGAGGGCGTCGCCGAAGTGAAACCGTACCGTAAGGGCAGCGAAACCGCGTGCGATCAGTGCGACTATCGCGCCATCTGCCGCATCGATCCGTGGACGGACGAGTTCCGCACGTTGAGGCTGTCGGAAATGTGAGCGCGGCCATTGATTCCCTCCTTGCAAGCGAACCGGGTTTTGATTCCATCACCCGCATGCAGAAAGCTCCACTTCACCAGATCGTGCAATTTTGCGACCGACTGCTTCGCACCGACAAGGTCCACGACTACGAAGGCGCGGTGAACGGGTTGCAGGTGGAGAATCGCGGACGCGTGACGCGGATTGCGGCGACGGTCGATGCCAGTCTGGCGACGATCAAGCTCGCCATCGTCGCGCGAGCGGACTTGTTGATTGTTCATCATGGACTTTTTTGGAGCGTGACGCATCCATGGACGGGCAAGCGTTACGAAATGCTGCGTCTGCTCCTGAAAAATGATCTCGCGGTTTATAGTTCGCATCTTCCCCTCGACATGCATCCCAAGCTCGGCAACAACGCGCAACTGTGCGCCGCACTCGGGTTCAAGAAGCTGCGTCCGTTCTTTTTCTCGAAAGAACAATTCCTGGGATTTCAAACCGAAACCAGGATTTCGCGGGCGAATTTGC
Protein-coding regions in this window:
- a CDS encoding PD-(D/E)XK nuclease family protein is translated as MQTRFLLGPAGSGKTFRCLAEIRAALRASQEGDPLIFLAPKQATFQLERQLLADPSLPGYTRLSILSFERLADFVLEQLHRPPPSLLTDEGRLMVLRALLSQKRSELKLFRASARLPGFAQQLNRLLRELQRYHLTADRLEKLAQQVGSHESLRDKLHDLALLLRAYLDWLKAHGLQDGDCLLDVATEALASDKSPLRIQNLWLDGFAEMTPQELDLLAGVLPRCERATLAFCLENESTQSVSWLSPWSVVSQTFSNCFAELKAIPNCDVTVEVLDRQPAQSRFAASPVLQHLEKCWAKPEPFPGGTTSTSSLTASADKEQIGDAVERVPPPPEDALRMVACANPEAEATFAAREILRHVRDRNGRFRDCAVLLRSLKGYDDLLRRVFTRYEIPFFLDRREPVAHHPLAELTRFALRTVAFDWKQEDWFGALKTGLVHDDEEAIDRLENEALAYGWKGEVWLQPLVVPKESKPAGDRERLREKIVPPLEQLAKRTGTPLAGAELAVVLREFWRQLGIEQRLEAWAAAADPASDLRLPTSVHATVWDQLQAWLENLERAFPTEALPLRDWLPILEAGLANLTVGIIPPSLDQVLIGTVDRSRNPDLQFVLLLGMNESVFPAVPAPDNLLTDSEREILAQHQATLGLSQRMQLGHERYYGYIACTRARQRLLLTFSERDANDKPLNPSPFIGHLQRLFSKLEIEADAAVRDWTASEHVSELIAPLVRFQISNSEFQIADSIPALAPIAERLRHLRVVDKSESLSPELAERLYGPVLRTSVSRLEQFAACPFKFFVNSGMRAEERKLFEVDARERGSFQHEVLARFHEAVRAQNREWRDLSPQESSDLIGRIAEELAADFRDGLFKVDDKSLFTAQALTVALQKFISTIIAWMQHYEFNPRAVELAFGESGAPLPAWEIDLGDGHRMAFRGKIDRVDLAVNRERDEALCVVMDYKSGAKKIDPVLLANGIQIQLPAYLAALRQLADPRPVFGVARLIPAGVFYVNLRGQYERGQSRREVLEAADAARQRAYRHAGRFSLDALPLLDRGYREKPSGQFNFKLKKDNQSSKQIKDLLEAGEFSALLDGVEEQLRAMGQKIFEGVAEVKPYRKGSETACDQCDYRAICRIDPWTDEFRTLRLSEM
- a CDS encoding Nif3-like dinuclear metal center hexameric protein, producing MQKAPLHQIVQFCDRLLRTDKVHDYEGAVNGLQVENRGRVTRIAATVDASLATIKLAIVARADLLIVHHGLFWSVTHPWTGKRYEMLRLLLKNDLAVYSSHLPLDMHPKLGNNAQLCAALGFKKLRPFFFSKEQFLGFQTETRISRANLQRRLRRAVGGEVKLLPGGPEICRCIGIVTGGAGGDLKLAADEGVDTFVSGEGPHWTYAVAEELGINVLYGGHYATETFGVKALAAHLSKKFRVPWTFLDHPTGL
- a CDS encoding glycosyltransferase — protein: MRILIATVTAGAGHLQAAAALEEAWRALRPHDTLERVDLLEFVSRLHRKVYVQGYVKLVEHAPELWSLVFKKTDNPALVRKVSRIRRTFARHSNKKFVRYIRHFQPDVVLCTHYLPLEILGYLQTRKRGPDPLTVSVVTDFEAHALWMEQAVDLYCVAAEETKARLVARGASPGNVVVTGIPIAAKFSNRPNARTVRKNLGLRDDLPILLVLGGGFGMGPVAEILAELNKVERPFQVLVVAGKNKKLQHELACQEHRHPTKVLGFVTNMHELMAVADLIITKPGGLTTSEALALGKPLFILNPIPGQEAANSDFLLERGAAAKVNRVEDLPFRLEQLIGSKKLMEMARAAKALGRPHAAEDVCREVARRLKTQA
- a CDS encoding 1-acyl-sn-glycerol-3-phosphate acyltransferase codes for the protein MNALETSLTKLTRALIRVALGFYFSRIERFHAERAPAIGPVMFTANHPNSLTDAFVIGTSVPRKVHFVATAQLFRFKPLAWFLKQCGVIPINRVKDDPRAMRTVFDTFEACFRVLERDGAIVIFPEGITHDDPQLKTVKSGAARMVLELEHRHGGRLGLQIVPVGLTFSAKEIYRSKVLVNYGEPIRIAEFVGGYEERRKESINELTAEIEQRIQSLMLHLPKLEQARVIEAVKRLYLDRLRLGNLIVKEPISPRAEELLLTQAIADAVEYTQRTQPERLTAFIQKLDRYEGWLKRLKLSDEAIELFADRKNLIGHEFAWALMAVLGAPVALYGWAHRLLPAAVVRWAVNHFIKREHRKSPASTTAIISGIVSFGVIYSFYVWLIHRWLGWPVSLWFALSLPVTGLIAHYYLRELRRLAAGLRITMIFFRLPIVTRRLLGMRSALIAEIESLRTEYRLTLQPTSGS